From one Lysinibacillus sp. G4S2 genomic stretch:
- a CDS encoding non-ribosomal peptide synthetase translates to MNITTINNENCNSLVSESTQHNIFGLRKRSADRKRHVIEYVINEVYCNQINQACIYHKMDVVQLFTSAWILYKNLVTGNNPESIALVNNKNSVILASLMVNHEQTMEKYLDMASEYLSKVNEQTESGNSHSSNSPDILLYSLYSECCVYDRGEYDLTIGISRNNEKIKIIYEFNSDSISKQMLDLTHKRIMKICEQMSKKKRNYLNEITFLDDFELNQVLHEFNNSDDLYPTTKTIIELFEEQVVKTPNNIALEYEGQTLTYKQLNNRANYLGELLREQGVKSDSIVGIITKRSIEMVIGIYGVLKAGGAYLPIDPSLPIDRIRFMLNDSGTNVLLEGTESRHISKDLQNINVVDLCECKGEKEQNLKLISKPNNLAYVIYTSGTTGTPKGVMVENGNVVNLVTWMLKNEYHESEVILQKTTFTFDLSIWEFFVGYLAGAKLVLLPMEDEMDPSKIAEQIKKHHVTRTSFVPSVLEGFTSYVNSEVTQTLRKIQLSGEALPVELANRFNQICNGKVGLINSYGPTETTVFATSLDVPTDFNLDFVHIGRPISNTKIYILNGNRLCGIGMMGELCIGGEGVSRGYLNRPELTAEKFVENPFCEGEKIYRTGDLARWMEDGNIEYLGRIDEQVKIRGYRIEIDEVVSEMRNLEEIQNAVVIAREENNDKYLCGYVVGNGKLDSNSIKEQLRKKLPEYMIPAYIIQIESLPITRNGKLDKKALPKPEVISMVEYIAPRNDIEICIAKAFQDILGTDRIGIDDNFFELGGHSLRATKLVNVIEQELGVRIPLREVLTGNTVRNIAEKVRDATNYTYYTSIELQPQKDSYEMSSAQKRLFIIDQMKEGSISYNIPMVLKLKGSLNLERLNKALKQLCERHQILRTHFNYDQHKFFQMIDDSVDINLEYVEENEGNIQKVLTEFIRPFDLKKAPLMRAKAVKIAEDETIIMIDIHHIIYDDGSKGVLLGDLSRFYNGEDLPELNAQYKDFSAWQNARDLGSQGEYWLKEFSDDIPVLDLRTDYPRPQQQSHKGSSFTTTLSNELKNAVNGMSTKTGATQYMILLSSFMLLLSRYSRQEDIVVGSPIAGRIHPDTQNMLGMFVNTLAIKGKIGSYLTFIELLQQMKEKCLKAYENQEYPFEELVDKLEFERDLSRNPLFDVMFVFQNNEEAELKLGDTILSPVKFTSKSSTFDLTVSMEETADGYELNWEYCTDLFKQETIERMSEHFTEVLTDAVQNPEKMLSEMIMMSEQEKEKVLYTFNDTEAEYPKDKTIIELFEEQVKKTPDHIAVEFNEQTLSYKQLNARANYVGQTLRELGVKPDSIVGIVTDRSLEMIIGIYGILKAGGAYLPIHPEHPIDRIKYMIEDSETTVLLAGPGSTDVTEELQDMTKIDLMECTEEMENNLEHISKSNHLAYVIYTSGTTGKPKGVMVENRNISNLCTWQIKNGNYTDNSKIIQKTAYVFDGSVWEIFPICLIGGKLEIIDEFQNKDPEELLKLLPGKQIALMPSMFRTLLDCKETIEKKNQLNTFDKIYLAGEPVTIDLLEKYKEVTGNRLNRLNNLYGPTEATVTATSFQFSDNNNLDIVPIGKPILNTQIYILNGNSLCGMGMPGELCIGGAGVSRGYLNRPELTEEKFIENPYRKGERIYRTGDLARWMEDGNIEYLGRIDEQVKIRGFRIELDEIESKIRGLKGIQDAVVIVREEHGDKYICGYIVGKEQFDIGIIKGQLSKNLPEYMIPAYIIQIESVPITVNGKMDKKALPKPKVTGMEAYIAPRDEIEVCITEAFQEILGVEKVGINDSFFELGGHSLRATKLVNVLEEGLGVRILLREVLSLKTVRKIAEKVRESTEQESYNSIERMPKKHSYDMSLVQKRLYIIDQMQGKNITYNMPQMMRVQGTIDITRMQNAINQLIERHEVLRTSFQMEDDKPIQKIEDHVTVRLEFTECHEENIQNEFREFIRPFDLSKASLLRVKVVKISEGETILMLDIHHIIYDAVSSGIFLKDLSRLYNGEDLPELNAQYKDFSAWQNARDLGSQGEYWLKEFSDDIPVLDLRTDYPRPQHQSHKGNSFTTTLNNELKNAVDGMSTKTGATQYMILLSSFMLLLSRYSRQEDIVVGSPIAGRIHPDTQNMLGMFVNTLAIKGKIRSDLTFVELLEQMKAKCLKAYENQEYPFEELIDKLEFERDLSRNPLFDVMFVFQNNEEAELKLGDTILSPVKFTSKSSTFDLTVIMEETADGYELNWEYCTDLFKQETIERMSEHFTEVLTDAVQNPEKMLSEMIMMSEQEKEKVLYTFNDTEAEYPKDKTIIELFEEQVKKTPDHIAVEFNEQTLSYKQLNARANYVGQTLREQGVKPDSIVGIVTDRSLEMIIGIYGILKAGGAYLPIHPEHPLDRIKYMIEDSETSVLLAGPGSTGVTKELQDMTKIDLMECTEEMENNLEHISKSNHLAYVIYTSGTTGKPKGVMVENRNLANLTNWKITEGKYNERSVVLQKSTYVFDASVWEIFPCGLAGSKLEIISETQNNDPVELLEVLTKKQITKATLVPSVFRMLLNHAEAHNRIESLSTLDRVYLAAEPVDIDLLDKYLMTTEKNLNRLNNCYGPTEATVCATSHRFSDNANLDIVPIGKPIFNTQIYVLNGNSLCGIGMPGELCIGGASVSRGYLNRPELTAEKFVDNPYRKGERIYRTGDLARWMEDGTIEYLGRIDEQVKIRGFRIEIGEIESKLRDLHSIEDAVVVANEDHVGDKYLCGYIVGKKKLDIKVIKEQLGRDLPEYMIPAHIIQLESLPITVNGKLDKKALPKPMITGTEEYIAPRDEIEICIAEAFQEILGAEQIGIDDSFFELGGNSLRATRLVNIVGEKLEVRIPLREVLLEKTVRKLAEKVKELKVEMPEGDYFSVIAIAEEEGV, encoded by the coding sequence ATAGGAAAAGGCATGTAATAGAGTACGTTATTAATGAGGTTTATTGTAATCAAATAAATCAAGCTTGCATCTATCATAAGATGGACGTAGTACAGCTATTTACTTCCGCATGGATATTGTATAAAAATCTCGTTACAGGAAATAACCCTGAATCGATTGCTTTAGTTAACAATAAGAATTCCGTTATTCTTGCTTCTTTGATGGTAAATCATGAGCAAACCATGGAAAAGTATTTGGATATGGCAAGTGAATATCTATCAAAGGTCAATGAACAAACTGAAAGTGGAAATTCGCATTCATCAAATTCTCCAGATATCCTTTTATATTCCCTGTATTCAGAATGTTGTGTATATGATAGAGGGGAATATGATTTAACCATTGGCATATCTCGAAATAATGAAAAAATTAAAATTATCTATGAATTTAATTCAGACTCCATTAGTAAACAAATGTTAGATTTGACACATAAACGAATAATGAAAATATGTGAGCAAATGAGTAAAAAGAAACGAAACTATCTAAATGAGATAACATTTTTAGATGATTTTGAATTAAACCAGGTACTTCATGAATTTAATAATAGTGACGATCTATATCCAACTACAAAAACTATAATTGAATTATTTGAAGAACAAGTCGTAAAAACACCAAATAATATTGCATTAGAATATGAAGGACAAACGCTTACTTACAAACAATTAAATAATAGGGCAAATTATTTGGGGGAATTGTTAAGAGAACAGGGAGTAAAATCTGATAGTATTGTTGGAATTATTACAAAGAGGTCTATTGAAATGGTGATTGGGATCTATGGGGTTTTAAAAGCAGGAGGAGCTTATTTACCTATAGATCCAAGTCTCCCAATAGATCGAATAAGATTTATGTTAAATGACAGTGGAACAAATGTACTTCTTGAAGGGACCGAAAGTAGGCATATATCCAAGGATTTACAAAATATTAATGTGGTTGATTTATGTGAATGTAAAGGAGAAAAAGAGCAAAATTTAAAACTGATTTCTAAACCAAATAACTTGGCATACGTTATCTATACTTCTGGAACAACAGGCACTCCTAAAGGGGTTATGGTTGAAAATGGTAATGTCGTAAATCTGGTAACTTGGATGTTGAAAAATGAATATCATGAGTCCGAAGTTATTCTCCAAAAAACTACATTTACCTTTGATTTGTCTATTTGGGAATTTTTCGTTGGATATTTAGCAGGAGCAAAATTGGTGCTTCTACCTATGGAAGATGAAATGGATCCAAGTAAAATTGCAGAACAAATAAAAAAGCATCATGTTACTAGGACATCATTTGTACCGTCAGTATTAGAAGGCTTTACTTCTTATGTTAATTCTGAAGTAACACAAACTTTACGCAAAATACAATTGTCAGGAGAAGCTTTACCGGTTGAATTGGCTAATCGTTTCAACCAAATTTGCAACGGGAAAGTGGGGCTTATTAATTCCTATGGACCTACAGAGACGACTGTTTTTGCGACATCCCTTGATGTGCCCACAGATTTTAATTTGGACTTTGTTCATATTGGAAGACCAATTTCCAATACAAAGATATACATTTTAAACGGTAATAGACTTTGTGGTATTGGTATGATGGGTGAACTATGTATTGGGGGAGAAGGAGTATCAAGGGGATATTTAAATAGACCTGAATTGACGGCAGAGAAATTTGTAGAAAATCCTTTTTGTGAAGGAGAAAAAATCTATCGAACTGGGGACCTTGCGCGTTGGATGGAAGATGGCAATATCGAGTATCTAGGAAGAATAGATGAGCAAGTAAAAATCAGAGGATATAGAATAGAAATTGACGAAGTTGTAAGTGAAATGAGAAATTTGGAAGAAATTCAAAACGCGGTTGTCATTGCAAGAGAAGAGAATAACGATAAATATTTGTGTGGATATGTGGTTGGAAATGGAAAACTTGATAGCAATAGCATCAAAGAACAATTAAGAAAAAAATTGCCGGAATATATGATACCAGCATATATTATCCAAATAGAGAGTCTACCTATAACAAGGAACGGAAAGTTGGATAAAAAAGCTTTACCTAAACCTGAAGTAATAAGCATGGTGGAGTATATTGCTCCGAGAAACGACATAGAAATCTGCATTGCAAAAGCATTTCAAGACATTTTAGGAACTGATCGAATAGGGATTGACGATAACTTCTTTGAATTAGGTGGACATTCGTTAAGAGCTACCAAGTTAGTAAATGTTATTGAACAGGAATTAGGGGTGCGAATCCCATTACGTGAAGTATTAACAGGGAATACAGTAAGAAATATTGCTGAAAAAGTAAGAGATGCAACTAATTATACATACTATACCTCAATTGAGTTGCAACCTCAAAAAGACAGCTATGAAATGAGCTCTGCCCAGAAGCGATTATTTATTATTGACCAAATGAAAGAAGGAAGCATCTCCTATAATATCCCAATGGTTTTGAAGCTTAAGGGTTCTCTTAATTTAGAACGACTAAATAAAGCTCTTAAACAGTTGTGCGAGCGCCATCAAATATTACGAACACATTTTAATTATGATCAACATAAGTTCTTTCAAATGATAGACGATTCAGTTGATATAAACTTAGAGTATGTAGAAGAGAACGAGGGAAATATTCAAAAAGTATTAACAGAATTTATCCGTCCATTCGATTTGAAGAAAGCCCCTTTAATGAGAGCGAAGGCTGTAAAAATTGCGGAAGATGAAACCATAATCATGATAGACATCCATCACATCATCTACGATGACGGATCCAAAGGAGTATTACTCGGTGATTTATCTAGATTTTACAATGGTGAAGATTTACCAGAACTTAATGCACAATATAAGGATTTCAGTGCGTGGCAGAATGCAAGAGATTTAGGTTCTCAAGGAGAATACTGGTTAAAAGAATTTTCCGATGACATCCCTGTGCTCGACCTGCGGACAGATTATCCTAGACCACAACAACAGAGTCATAAAGGTAGTAGTTTTACAACAACATTAAGCAATGAACTAAAAAATGCTGTTAATGGAATGAGTACGAAAACTGGTGCTACACAATATATGATTCTGTTGTCATCCTTTATGTTACTGCTCAGTCGCTACAGTAGACAGGAAGACATTGTAGTAGGGAGCCCAATTGCAGGAAGAATTCACCCAGATACACAGAATATGTTGGGAATGTTTGTTAATACGTTGGCTATTAAAGGAAAAATAGGGTCTTATTTAACATTTATCGAATTACTTCAACAAATGAAAGAAAAGTGCTTGAAAGCATATGAAAATCAAGAATATCCATTTGAAGAATTGGTAGACAAATTAGAATTTGAAAGAGACCTTTCGAGAAACCCGTTATTTGATGTTATGTTTGTTTTCCAAAATAATGAGGAAGCTGAACTGAAATTAGGAGATACGATTCTAAGCCCAGTTAAATTTACAAGCAAGTCTTCAACATTTGATTTAACCGTAAGTATGGAAGAAACTGCAGATGGATATGAACTAAATTGGGAGTATTGTACAGACTTATTTAAGCAAGAGACAATAGAACGTATGAGTGAGCACTTTACTGAAGTGTTGACGGATGCGGTACAGAATCCAGAGAAAATGCTCAGTGAAATGATTATGATGAGCGAACAGGAGAAAGAGAAAGTTCTATATACTTTTAATGATACAGAAGCAGAGTATCCAAAAGACAAAACGATTATTGAATTGTTTGAAGAACAGGTCAAAAAGACACCTGATCATATCGCAGTGGAATTTAACGAACAAACTCTTTCCTACAAACAGCTCAATGCGAGGGCAAACTATGTCGGTCAGACGTTAAGAGAGCTGGGTGTTAAGCCCGATAGCATTGTAGGAATTGTCACAGATAGGTCACTCGAAATGATCATTGGAATCTATGGCATTTTAAAAGCTGGCGGAGCTTACTTACCAATTCACCCAGAGCATCCAATAGACAGAATCAAATATATGATAGAAGATAGCGAAACCACAGTGTTATTGGCGGGACCAGGTAGTACAGATGTCACTGAAGAACTACAGGACATGACCAAAATCGATTTGATGGAATGTACAGAAGAAATGGAAAATAATCTCGAACATATTTCCAAATCAAATCATCTGGCTTATGTCATCTATACTTCTGGAACTACTGGAAAACCGAAAGGTGTCATGGTTGAAAATAGAAATATTTCAAATTTATGTACTTGGCAAATTAAAAACGGTAATTATACCGATAACAGTAAAATTATTCAAAAAACTGCGTATGTATTTGATGGCTCTGTGTGGGAAATATTCCCTATTTGCTTAATTGGTGGTAAATTGGAAATTATAGATGAGTTCCAAAACAAAGATCCCGAGGAATTACTAAAGTTATTACCAGGAAAACAAATCGCTCTAATGCCATCAATGTTTAGAACTTTATTAGACTGTAAAGAAACTATCGAGAAAAAAAATCAATTAAATACATTTGACAAAATATATTTGGCTGGAGAACCAGTAACTATAGATTTATTAGAAAAGTATAAAGAAGTAACAGGAAATAGACTAAATCGATTAAACAATTTGTATGGTCCGACAGAAGCAACCGTTACCGCAACGTCATTCCAATTTTCTGACAATAACAACCTAGATATTGTTCCGATTGGAAAGCCTATTTTGAATACGCAGATATATATTTTAAATGGTAATAGTCTGTGTGGTATGGGAATGCCAGGTGAATTATGCATCGGAGGAGCAGGGGTATCAAGGGGATATTTAAACAGACCAGAACTAACAGAAGAGAAGTTTATAGAAAATCCATACCGTAAGGGAGAAAGAATTTATCGTACCGGCGACCTAGCACGTTGGATGGAAGATGGCAATATTGAATACCTTGGAAGAATTGATGAGCAGGTTAAAATTAGAGGGTTTAGAATTGAGCTTGATGAAATTGAAAGCAAAATTAGGGGATTAAAAGGGATTCAAGATGCAGTGGTTATTGTAAGAGAAGAACATGGTGATAAATATATATGTGGATACATTGTTGGGAAAGAACAATTTGACATAGGTATCATTAAGGGACAGCTAAGCAAAAATTTACCGGAATATATGATACCAGCATATATTATACAAATTGAGAGTGTTCCTATAACAGTGAATGGAAAAATGGATAAAAAAGCACTCCCGAAACCTAAAGTAACTGGTATGGAAGCGTATATTGCCCCAAGAGATGAAATAGAAGTATGTATTACTGAGGCCTTTCAGGAAATTCTAGGAGTTGAGAAAGTTGGAATTAATGATAGCTTTTTTGAACTGGGAGGACATTCTTTAAGAGCCACTAAATTAGTTAATGTTCTAGAAGAAGGTTTAGGGGTACGAATTTTATTACGTGAAGTATTATCATTAAAAACCGTAAGGAAAATTGCTGAAAAGGTAAGAGAATCAACTGAGCAAGAATCCTATAACTCTATTGAGCGAATGCCAAAAAAACATAGCTATGATATGAGTTTGGTTCAAAAGAGACTGTATATTATTGACCAAATGCAAGGAAAAAATATTACTTACAATATGCCGCAAATGATGCGTGTTCAAGGTACGATTGATATTACTCGAATGCAGAATGCGATCAATCAATTGATAGAACGCCATGAAGTATTAAGAACTAGCTTCCAAATGGAAGATGATAAGCCTATACAGAAAATTGAAGATCACGTTACAGTACGATTAGAATTCACAGAATGTCATGAGGAAAATATTCAAAATGAATTTAGAGAATTCATTCGCCCGTTTGATTTAAGTAAAGCATCGTTGTTGAGAGTGAAGGTTGTGAAAATTTCAGAAGGTGAAACCATACTCATGTTAGACATTCATCATATTATTTATGATGCTGTATCATCCGGTATATTCCTTAAGGATTTATCTAGACTTTACAATGGTGAAGATTTACCAGAACTTAATGCACAATATAAGGATTTCAGTGCGTGGCAGAATGCAAGAGATTTAGGTTCTCAAGGAGAATACTGGTTAAAAGAATTTTCCGATGACATCCCTGTGCTCGACCTGCGGACAGATTATCCTAGACCACAGCATCAGAGTCATAAAGGTAACAGTTTTACAACAACATTAAACAATGAACTAAAAAATGCTGTTGATGGAATGAGTACGAAAACTGGTGCTACACAATATATGATTCTGTTGTCATCCTTTATGTTACTGCTCAGTCGCTACAGTAGACAGGAAGACATTGTAGTAGGGAGCCCAATTGCGGGGAGAATTCACCCAGATACACAGAATATGTTGGGAATGTTTGTTAATACGTTGGCTATTAAAGGGAAAATAAGGTCTGATTTAACATTTGTCGAATTACTTGAACAAATGAAAGCAAAATGCTTAAAAGCATATGAAAATCAAGAATATCCATTTGAAGAATTAATAGACAAATTGGAATTTGAAAGAGACCTATCGAGAAACCCGTTATTTGATGTTATGTTTGTTTTCCAAAATAATGAGGAAGCTGAACTGAAATTAGGAGACACGATTCTAAGCCCAGTTAAATTTACAAGCAAGTCTTCAACATTTGATTTAACAGTAATTATGGAAGAAACTGCAGATGGATATGAACTAAATTGGGAGTATTGTACAGACTTATTTAAGCAAGAGACAATAGAACGTATGAGTGAGCACTTTACTGAAGTGTTGACGGATGCGGTACAGAATCCAGAGAAAATGCTCAGTGAAATGATTATGATGAGCGAACAGGAGAAAGAGAAAGTTCTATATACTTTTAATGATACAGAAGCAGAGTATCCAAAAGACAAAACGATTATTGAATTGTTTGAAGAACAGGTCAAAAAGACACCTGATCATATCGCAGTGGAATTTAACGAACAAACTCTTTCCTACAAACAGCTCAATGCGAGGGCAAACTATGTCGGTCAGACGTTAAGAGAGCAGGGCGTTAAGCCAGATAGCATTGTAGGAATTGTCACAGATAGGTCACTCGAAATGATTATTGGAATCTATGGCATTTTAAAAGCTGGCGGAGCTTACTTACCAATTCATCCAGAGCATCCATTAGACAGAATCAAATATATGATAGAGGACAGCGAAACCTCAGTGTTATTGGCGGGACCAGGTAGTACAGGTGTCACTAAAGAACTACAGGACATGACCAAAATCGATTTGATGGAATGTACAGAAGAAATGGAAAATAACCTCGAACATATTTCCAAATCAAATCATCTGGCATATGTCATCTATACTTCTGGAACTACTGGAAAACCGAAAGGTGTCATGGTCGAAAATAGAAATCTGGCGAATTTAACAAACTGGAAAATTACAGAAGGAAAATATAATGAACGTAGTGTGGTTCTTCAAAAATCGACATATGTCTTTGATGCATCCGTGTGGGAAATATTCCCTTGTGGGTTAGCTGGCTCTAAACTAGAGATTATTTCAGAAACTCAAAATAATGATCCGGTTGAATTGTTAGAAGTATTAACGAAGAAACAGATTACGAAAGCTACTCTAGTTCCCTCTGTATTTAGAATGTTATTAAACCATGCAGAGGCACATAACAGAATAGAATCTTTAAGTACATTAGATAGGGTTTATTTAGCAGCAGAGCCAGTAGATATAGATTTGTTAGACAAGTATCTCATGACAACAGAAAAGAACTTAAATCGATTAAATAATTGTTATGGTCCAACCGAGGCAACAGTTTGTGCTACATCTCACCGCTTTTCTGACAATGCAAATCTAGACATCGTGCCAATTGGAAAACCAATTTTCAACACACAAATATATGTGTTGAATGGCAACAGTTTATGTGGCATTGGAATGCCTGGAGAGTTATGTATCGGAGGAGCAAGTGTATCTAGAGGATATTTAAACAGACCTGAGCTAACAGCAGAGAAATTTGTAGATAATCCATATCGCAAGGGAGAAAGAATTTATCGTACCGGTGATTTAGCGCGCTGGATGGAAGATGGTACTATTGAGTATCTTGGAAGAATCGACGAGCAGGTCAAAATAAGAGGGTTTAGAATTGAAATCGGAGAAATTGAAAGTAAATTAAGAGATCTCCATAGTATTGAAGATGCGGTAGTCGTGGCAAATGAAGATCATGTCGGGGACAAATATTTATGTGGATACATTGTTGGAAAGAAAAAGTTGGATATAAAAGTCATCAAGGAACAACTAGGCAGAGACTTACCGGAGTATATGATACCAGCACATATTATTCAGCTTGAAAGTCTCCCTATTACAGTAAACGGAAAACTGGATAAAAAGGCATTACCAAAACCTATGATAACTGGCACAGAAGAGTATATTGCTCCAAGAGATGAAATAGAAATCTGTATCGCAGAGGCGTTCCAAGAAATTTTAGGGGCTGAGCAAATAGGGATTGATGATAGCTTCTTTGAACTAGGAGGAAATTCATTAAGAGCTACCAGACTGGTCAATATAGTGGGAGAAAAATTAGAAGTTCGAATTCCTTTACGTGAGGTATTATTAGAAAAAACTGTACGAAAACTAGCTGAAAAAGTGAAAGAACTAAAAGTAGAAATGCCTGAAGGGGATTATTTTTCTGTAATAGCAATTGCAGAAGAAGAGGGGGTTTAA